One segment of Acidimicrobiales bacterium DNA contains the following:
- a CDS encoding NAD(P)/FAD-dependent oxidoreductase codes for MSGTTSMEHLDVLVIGAGLSGIGAGHYLQSECPWASYAIFEARDSIGGTWDLFRYPGIRSDSDMFTLGYSFRPWDGEKSIADGDSILQYIKDTAAAEAIDERIRFGHRVVRAEWSSEEALWCVTAENVRTGESVELTCGFIFSCSGYYRYDKGYLPAFEGMDRFQGTIIHPQAWPEQLDYSGKRIVVIGSGATAVTLVPSMAELASHVTMLQRSPSYITSLPAKDPIANWLRRVLPSKVSGPAVRWMKALLTQGFFQLSRHRPELVKKLLRKQLEASLPPGFDIDTHFTPRYNPWDQRFCLVPDGDLFEAISDGKVSMLTDQVETFTENGIRLVSGKEVEADIIITATGLELLFLGGVELIVDSEKVDVSKKLAYKGMMLEGVPNIAMAIGYTNASWTLKCDLTCQYVTRLLNRMHSTGMRQCTPVNRDPSVVAKPLLNLTSGYVLRSADRFPKQGSRYPWQVYQSYLRDYRALKLKGIDDDAMVFSNPAPIEVAAAS; via the coding sequence GTGAGCGGAACCACTTCCATGGAGCATCTCGACGTTCTCGTCATCGGCGCCGGCCTGTCGGGAATAGGCGCCGGCCACTATCTCCAGTCCGAGTGCCCGTGGGCCAGCTACGCCATCTTCGAGGCGCGCGACTCCATCGGCGGGACCTGGGATCTGTTCCGCTATCCGGGCATCCGATCCGATTCGGACATGTTCACCCTGGGCTACTCGTTCCGGCCATGGGACGGGGAAAAAAGTATCGCCGACGGGGACTCGATCCTTCAGTACATCAAGGACACCGCGGCAGCCGAAGCGATAGACGAACGCATTCGATTCGGCCACCGGGTCGTACGCGCCGAATGGTCCAGCGAGGAAGCCCTGTGGTGCGTAACGGCCGAGAACGTGCGCACCGGTGAAAGTGTGGAGCTCACTTGCGGATTCATCTTTTCGTGTTCCGGCTACTACCGCTACGACAAGGGCTATCTGCCTGCGTTCGAGGGGATGGATCGTTTTCAGGGGACGATCATCCACCCGCAAGCCTGGCCGGAACAGCTCGACTACTCGGGGAAGCGCATCGTCGTCATCGGCAGCGGCGCCACGGCGGTGACCCTGGTTCCTTCGATGGCCGAACTTGCCAGTCATGTCACGATGCTTCAGCGGTCGCCGAGTTACATAACGTCGCTTCCCGCGAAGGACCCGATTGCCAACTGGCTGCGGAGGGTGCTGCCCTCAAAGGTCTCCGGTCCGGCCGTCAGGTGGATGAAAGCGCTTCTGACCCAAGGTTTCTTCCAGCTGAGCCGCCATCGTCCGGAGCTCGTGAAGAAGCTCCTGCGTAAGCAGCTCGAGGCGTCCCTTCCTCCTGGGTTCGACATCGACACCCACTTCACCCCGCGTTACAACCCGTGGGATCAGCGCTTCTGCCTGGTTCCGGACGGCGATCTGTTCGAGGCGATCAGTGACGGAAAAGTTTCGATGCTCACGGACCAGGTCGAAACATTCACCGAGAACGGCATCCGCCTTGTATCTGGCAAGGAGGTCGAGGCCGACATCATCATCACCGCAACGGGCCTCGAGCTACTGTTCCTCGGCGGCGTCGAGCTGATCGTGGATTCGGAGAAGGTCGACGTTTCGAAGAAGCTGGCTTACAAGGGCATGATGCTGGAGGGGGTGCCCAACATCGCGATGGCGATCGGCTACACGAACGCGTCGTGGACGCTCAAGTGCGACCTCACCTGCCAGTACGTAACCCGACTGCTGAACCGGATGCACTCCACGGGTATGCGCCAGTGCACCCCGGTCAACCGTGATCCTTCGGTCGTCGCGAAACCTCTGCTGAACCTGACGTCCGGCTATGTCTTGAGGTCAGCCGATCGCTTCCCGAAACAGGGCTCTAGGTATCCCTGGCAGGTGTACCAGAGCTACCTTCGGGACTACCGAGCCTTGAAGCTCAAGGGCATCGACGACGACGCCATGGTCTTTTCCAACCCGGCTCCCATTGAGGTGGCGGCGGCCTCCTGA